The Ictalurus furcatus strain D&B chromosome 5, Billie_1.0, whole genome shotgun sequence genome includes a region encoding these proteins:
- the nexn gene encoding nexilin isoform X2, whose protein sequence is MTDIVSHLDDTKNLATQEEMNGVTEEAETKKTGRTRKRERPQKSSDAGITEVKNMNDVGTFEDGSTETGGANPTDVALKQERLLKSKKPVQKCYIPKTSKGDVKSKFEAMQKVREERNRMRSEEEQKKRKEQYVKERERMRKKQMIKELLASSDEEEEEVQPAKVEKSYVPKIIGSVKGKFAEMEKQRKEDQRRKTEEERKKRVTQEALEKAKIQKELAKKAEEDGDNSVLVRVVPAKAQKQPGKIKVNFEDMEKSREEEMKKRTEEEKKKRYDENRRSFREAKRRSVSTNQDDEEAEGKEKERVTPGKLRLTFEEQEKERQEQQRKQAEEEARRRLQEERKAFEEAKMGMPQDDEDVTTEQSEKEEIRPGKLRLSFEELERQRLEDEHKRVEEERKRRILEERKAFADARKSMHLDDEDDILLAAMSVDAGDNPGKLTISFEELERQRREEEQKRKEEEAKRRLEEEKRLFAEARKNMVQDEDDTLVRTESQEAMHPGKLEINFEEMMKMKEEEERKKKEEARRKKMEIEKKEFEQIRQEMGEEEINETTEVVSSEYQELTKLKRTGSIHAKNLKVKFEKIKELTEEEIQRKIEEERARRKAIDEEIKEREAERCVEDEDEDTKGAVKTEDAPFKQKVDMRARFEQMAKAREEEEKRRIEEQKLQRMHFEQQEIDAALQNKKEDEDEEEGSVVNGSYDEEDDHGRSGAPWFKKPLKNQTVVDSEPVRFTVKITGEPKPEVTWWFEGELLQDCEDYQYIERGETYCLYLPETFPEDEGEYMCKAVNSRGSAASTCILTIETEDY, encoded by the exons ATGACCGACATCGTAAGCCACCTAGATGACACGAAGAACCTCGCGACTCAGGAGGAAATGAACGGCGTGACGGAGGAAGCAGAGACAAAGAAGACCGGCAGGACGAGAAAGCGCGAAAGGCCGCAGAAGAGCTCCGACGCCGGCATCACTGAGGTGAAAAACATGAACGACGTCGGAACCTTCGAGGACGGCTCGACGGAGACGGGCGGAGCCAACCCGACAGACGTCGCACTAAAACAAGAG AGACTCCTCAAGTCCAAAAAACCAGTGCAGAAATGCTACATCCCAAAAACAAGCAAAGGGGACGTCAAGAGCAAGTTTGAGGCCATGCAGAAGGTCAGGGAGGAGAGGAACCGCATGAGGAGCGAGGAGGAGCAGAAGAAACGCAAGGAGCAGTACGTCAAAGAGCGAGAGAGGATGCGCAAAAAGCAGATG ATAAAAGAGCTGCTCGCCTCCAgcgacgaggaggaggaggaagtacAACCGGCCAAGGTTGAGAAATCGTACGTCCCCAAGATCATCG GCAGCGTGAAGGGGAAGTTTGCTGAGATGGAGAAGCAGAGGAAGGAAGACCAGAGGAGGAAGAcggaggaagagaggaagaagcGCGTCACTCAGGAGGCCTTGGAGAAGGCCAAGATTCAGAAGGAGCTGGCCAAGAAGGCGGAGGAG GACGGAGACAACAGCGTCTTGGTGCGAGTCGTCCCGGCTAAAGCGCAGAAGCAACCCGGGAAGATCAAAGTGAACTTCGAGGACATGGAGAAGAGTCGAGAGGAGGAGATGAAGAAGAGGAccgaggaggagaagaagaagagatacGACGAGAACCGCCGCTCGTTCAGAGAGGCCAAGCGACGCTCCGTTTCCACAAACCAG GATGATGAGGAGGCCGAGGGGAAAGAGAAGGAGCGCGTGACTCCAGGGAAGCTGCGTCTGACGTTCGAGGAGCAGGAGAAGGAGAGGCAGGAGCAGCAGAGGAAGCAGGCCGAGGAGGAGGCCAGGAGGAGGCTCCAGGAGGAGAGGAAAGCTTTCGAGGAGGCCAAAATGGGCATG CCTCAGGATGACGAGGACGTGACCACCGAACAGAGCGAGAAGGAAGAGATCCGGCCGGGGAAACTGAGGCTCAGCTTCGAGGAGCTAGAACGACAGAGACTGGAGGATGAACACAAACGtgtggaggaagaaaggaagagacgCATCCTGGAGGAGAGGAAGGCGTTTGCCGACGCCCGAAAGAGCATG CATCTAGATGACGAAGACGACATCCTGCTGGCTGCCATGAGTGTCGACGCCGGGGACAATCCAGGTAAACTGACCATCAGCTTCGAGGAACTGGAGAGGCAGAGACGTGAGGAAGAGCAGAAGAGGAAGGAGGAAGAGGCCAAGCGTCgcctggaggaggagaagaggctGTTCGCCGAGGCTCGCAAGAACATG GTGCAGGACGAGGACGACACCCTGGTGAGGACGGAATCGCAGGAAGCAATGCATCCTGGGAAACTGGAGATCAATTTCgaggagatgatgaagatgaaagaggaggaggagcggaAAAAGAAGGAGGAAGCACGGCGTAAGAAGATGGAGATAGAGAAGAAAGAGTTTGAGCAGATACGTCAGGAGATGGGCGAG GAGGAGATCAACGAGACGACGGAGGTGGTGAGCTCCGAGTACCAGGAGCTGACAAAACTGAAGAGAACCGGCTCCATCCATGCCAAGAACCTGAAGGTGAAGTTTGAGAAGATCAAAGAGCTCACGGAGGAGGAGATCCAGAGGAAGATCGAAGAGGAGAGAGCGAGGAGGAAAGCCATCGATGAGGAGATCAAAGAGAGGGAAGCGGAGCGCTGTGTGGAG GATGAGGACGAGGACACGAAGGGCGCTGTGAAAACGGAGGACGCGCCGTTCAAGCAGAAAGTGGACATGCGCGCACGGTTCGAGCAGATGGCCAAAGCgcgtgaggaggaggagaagaggaggatcGAAGAGCAGAAGCTCCAGAGGATGCATTTCGAGCAGCAGGAAATCGACGCCGCTCTCCAAAAT aaaaaggaggatgaagatgaagaggaaggcAGCGTTGTGAACGGCTCCTACGATGAGGAGGACGATCACGGCCGGTCGGGCGCTCCGTGGTTCAAAAAGCCCTTGAAGAACCAGACGGTGGTGGACTCCGAGCCTGTGCGCTTCACGGTGAAGATCACGGGCGAGCCCAAGCCTGAGGTGACGTGGTGGTTCGAGGGTGAGCTGCTGCAGGACTGCGAGGATTATCAGTACATCGAGCGTGGCGAGACCTACTGCCTCTACCTGCCTGAGACCTTCCCAGAGGACGAGGGCGAGTACATGTGCAAGGCCGTGAACAGCCGCGGCAGCGCCGCCAGCACGTGTATCCTCACTATAGAGA ctgagGACTACTGA
- the nexn gene encoding nexilin isoform X1 has protein sequence MTDIVSHLDDTKNLATQEEMNGVTEEAETKKTGRTRKRERPQKSSDAGITEVKNMNDVGTFEDGSTETGGANPTDVALKQERLLKSKKPVQKCYIPKTSKGDVKSKFEAMQKVREERNRMRSEEEQKKRKEQYVKERERMRKKQMIKELLASSDEEEEEVQPAKVEKSYVPKIIGSVKGKFAEMEKQRKEDQRRKTEEERKKRVTQEALEKAKIQKELAKKAEEDGDNSVLVRVVPAKAQKQPGKIKVNFEDMEKSREEEMKKRTEEEKKKRYDENRRSFREAKRRSVSTNQDDEEAEGKEKERVTPGKLRLTFEEQEKERQEQQRKQAEEEARRRLQEERKAFEEAKMGMPQDDEDVTTEQSEKEEIRPGKLRLSFEELERQRLEDEHKRVEEERKRRILEERKAFADARKSMHLDDEDDILLAAMSVDAGDNPGKLTISFEELERQRREEEQKRKEEEAKRRLEEEKRLFAEARKNMSGSRDQGDTPALGAGEVQDEDDTLVRTESQEAMHPGKLEINFEEMMKMKEEEERKKKEEARRKKMEIEKKEFEQIRQEMGEEEINETTEVVSSEYQELTKLKRTGSIHAKNLKVKFEKIKELTEEEIQRKIEEERARRKAIDEEIKEREAERCVEDEDEDTKGAVKTEDAPFKQKVDMRARFEQMAKAREEEEKRRIEEQKLQRMHFEQQEIDAALQNKKEDEDEEEGSVVNGSYDEEDDHGRSGAPWFKKPLKNQTVVDSEPVRFTVKITGEPKPEVTWWFEGELLQDCEDYQYIERGETYCLYLPETFPEDEGEYMCKAVNSRGSAASTCILTIETEDY, from the exons ATGACCGACATCGTAAGCCACCTAGATGACACGAAGAACCTCGCGACTCAGGAGGAAATGAACGGCGTGACGGAGGAAGCAGAGACAAAGAAGACCGGCAGGACGAGAAAGCGCGAAAGGCCGCAGAAGAGCTCCGACGCCGGCATCACTGAGGTGAAAAACATGAACGACGTCGGAACCTTCGAGGACGGCTCGACGGAGACGGGCGGAGCCAACCCGACAGACGTCGCACTAAAACAAGAG AGACTCCTCAAGTCCAAAAAACCAGTGCAGAAATGCTACATCCCAAAAACAAGCAAAGGGGACGTCAAGAGCAAGTTTGAGGCCATGCAGAAGGTCAGGGAGGAGAGGAACCGCATGAGGAGCGAGGAGGAGCAGAAGAAACGCAAGGAGCAGTACGTCAAAGAGCGAGAGAGGATGCGCAAAAAGCAGATG ATAAAAGAGCTGCTCGCCTCCAgcgacgaggaggaggaggaagtacAACCGGCCAAGGTTGAGAAATCGTACGTCCCCAAGATCATCG GCAGCGTGAAGGGGAAGTTTGCTGAGATGGAGAAGCAGAGGAAGGAAGACCAGAGGAGGAAGAcggaggaagagaggaagaagcGCGTCACTCAGGAGGCCTTGGAGAAGGCCAAGATTCAGAAGGAGCTGGCCAAGAAGGCGGAGGAG GACGGAGACAACAGCGTCTTGGTGCGAGTCGTCCCGGCTAAAGCGCAGAAGCAACCCGGGAAGATCAAAGTGAACTTCGAGGACATGGAGAAGAGTCGAGAGGAGGAGATGAAGAAGAGGAccgaggaggagaagaagaagagatacGACGAGAACCGCCGCTCGTTCAGAGAGGCCAAGCGACGCTCCGTTTCCACAAACCAG GATGATGAGGAGGCCGAGGGGAAAGAGAAGGAGCGCGTGACTCCAGGGAAGCTGCGTCTGACGTTCGAGGAGCAGGAGAAGGAGAGGCAGGAGCAGCAGAGGAAGCAGGCCGAGGAGGAGGCCAGGAGGAGGCTCCAGGAGGAGAGGAAAGCTTTCGAGGAGGCCAAAATGGGCATG CCTCAGGATGACGAGGACGTGACCACCGAACAGAGCGAGAAGGAAGAGATCCGGCCGGGGAAACTGAGGCTCAGCTTCGAGGAGCTAGAACGACAGAGACTGGAGGATGAACACAAACGtgtggaggaagaaaggaagagacgCATCCTGGAGGAGAGGAAGGCGTTTGCCGACGCCCGAAAGAGCATG CATCTAGATGACGAAGACGACATCCTGCTGGCTGCCATGAGTGTCGACGCCGGGGACAATCCAGGTAAACTGACCATCAGCTTCGAGGAACTGGAGAGGCAGAGACGTGAGGAAGAGCAGAAGAGGAAGGAGGAAGAGGCCAAGCGTCgcctggaggaggagaagaggctGTTCGCCGAGGCTCGCAAGAACATG AGCGGGTCCCGGGATCAGGGCGATACGCCGGCGCTCGGGGCAGGAGAA GTGCAGGACGAGGACGACACCCTGGTGAGGACGGAATCGCAGGAAGCAATGCATCCTGGGAAACTGGAGATCAATTTCgaggagatgatgaagatgaaagaggaggaggagcggaAAAAGAAGGAGGAAGCACGGCGTAAGAAGATGGAGATAGAGAAGAAAGAGTTTGAGCAGATACGTCAGGAGATGGGCGAG GAGGAGATCAACGAGACGACGGAGGTGGTGAGCTCCGAGTACCAGGAGCTGACAAAACTGAAGAGAACCGGCTCCATCCATGCCAAGAACCTGAAGGTGAAGTTTGAGAAGATCAAAGAGCTCACGGAGGAGGAGATCCAGAGGAAGATCGAAGAGGAGAGAGCGAGGAGGAAAGCCATCGATGAGGAGATCAAAGAGAGGGAAGCGGAGCGCTGTGTGGAG GATGAGGACGAGGACACGAAGGGCGCTGTGAAAACGGAGGACGCGCCGTTCAAGCAGAAAGTGGACATGCGCGCACGGTTCGAGCAGATGGCCAAAGCgcgtgaggaggaggagaagaggaggatcGAAGAGCAGAAGCTCCAGAGGATGCATTTCGAGCAGCAGGAAATCGACGCCGCTCTCCAAAAT aaaaaggaggatgaagatgaagaggaaggcAGCGTTGTGAACGGCTCCTACGATGAGGAGGACGATCACGGCCGGTCGGGCGCTCCGTGGTTCAAAAAGCCCTTGAAGAACCAGACGGTGGTGGACTCCGAGCCTGTGCGCTTCACGGTGAAGATCACGGGCGAGCCCAAGCCTGAGGTGACGTGGTGGTTCGAGGGTGAGCTGCTGCAGGACTGCGAGGATTATCAGTACATCGAGCGTGGCGAGACCTACTGCCTCTACCTGCCTGAGACCTTCCCAGAGGACGAGGGCGAGTACATGTGCAAGGCCGTGAACAGCCGCGGCAGCGCCGCCAGCACGTGTATCCTCACTATAGAGA ctgagGACTACTGA
- the nexn gene encoding nexilin isoform X3, which produces MQKVREERNRMRSEEEQKKRKEQYVKERERMRKKQMIKELLASSDEEEEEVQPAKVEKSYVPKIIGSVKGKFAEMEKQRKEDQRRKTEEERKKRVTQEALEKAKIQKELAKKAEEDGDNSVLVRVVPAKAQKQPGKIKVNFEDMEKSREEEMKKRTEEEKKKRYDENRRSFREAKRRSVSTNQDDEEAEGKEKERVTPGKLRLTFEEQEKERQEQQRKQAEEEARRRLQEERKAFEEAKMGMPQDDEDVTTEQSEKEEIRPGKLRLSFEELERQRLEDEHKRVEEERKRRILEERKAFADARKSMHLDDEDDILLAAMSVDAGDNPGKLTISFEELERQRREEEQKRKEEEAKRRLEEEKRLFAEARKNMSGSRDQGDTPALGAGEVQDEDDTLVRTESQEAMHPGKLEINFEEMMKMKEEEERKKKEEARRKKMEIEKKEFEQIRQEMGEEEINETTEVVSSEYQELTKLKRTGSIHAKNLKVKFEKIKELTEEEIQRKIEEERARRKAIDEEIKEREAERCVEDEDEDTKGAVKTEDAPFKQKVDMRARFEQMAKAREEEEKRRIEEQKLQRMHFEQQEIDAALQNKKEDEDEEEGSVVNGSYDEEDDHGRSGAPWFKKPLKNQTVVDSEPVRFTVKITGEPKPEVTWWFEGELLQDCEDYQYIERGETYCLYLPETFPEDEGEYMCKAVNSRGSAASTCILTIETEDY; this is translated from the exons ATGCAGAAGGTCAGGGAGGAGAGGAACCGCATGAGGAGCGAGGAGGAGCAGAAGAAACGCAAGGAGCAGTACGTCAAAGAGCGAGAGAGGATGCGCAAAAAGCAGATG ATAAAAGAGCTGCTCGCCTCCAgcgacgaggaggaggaggaagtacAACCGGCCAAGGTTGAGAAATCGTACGTCCCCAAGATCATCG GCAGCGTGAAGGGGAAGTTTGCTGAGATGGAGAAGCAGAGGAAGGAAGACCAGAGGAGGAAGAcggaggaagagaggaagaagcGCGTCACTCAGGAGGCCTTGGAGAAGGCCAAGATTCAGAAGGAGCTGGCCAAGAAGGCGGAGGAG GACGGAGACAACAGCGTCTTGGTGCGAGTCGTCCCGGCTAAAGCGCAGAAGCAACCCGGGAAGATCAAAGTGAACTTCGAGGACATGGAGAAGAGTCGAGAGGAGGAGATGAAGAAGAGGAccgaggaggagaagaagaagagatacGACGAGAACCGCCGCTCGTTCAGAGAGGCCAAGCGACGCTCCGTTTCCACAAACCAG GATGATGAGGAGGCCGAGGGGAAAGAGAAGGAGCGCGTGACTCCAGGGAAGCTGCGTCTGACGTTCGAGGAGCAGGAGAAGGAGAGGCAGGAGCAGCAGAGGAAGCAGGCCGAGGAGGAGGCCAGGAGGAGGCTCCAGGAGGAGAGGAAAGCTTTCGAGGAGGCCAAAATGGGCATG CCTCAGGATGACGAGGACGTGACCACCGAACAGAGCGAGAAGGAAGAGATCCGGCCGGGGAAACTGAGGCTCAGCTTCGAGGAGCTAGAACGACAGAGACTGGAGGATGAACACAAACGtgtggaggaagaaaggaagagacgCATCCTGGAGGAGAGGAAGGCGTTTGCCGACGCCCGAAAGAGCATG CATCTAGATGACGAAGACGACATCCTGCTGGCTGCCATGAGTGTCGACGCCGGGGACAATCCAGGTAAACTGACCATCAGCTTCGAGGAACTGGAGAGGCAGAGACGTGAGGAAGAGCAGAAGAGGAAGGAGGAAGAGGCCAAGCGTCgcctggaggaggagaagaggctGTTCGCCGAGGCTCGCAAGAACATG AGCGGGTCCCGGGATCAGGGCGATACGCCGGCGCTCGGGGCAGGAGAA GTGCAGGACGAGGACGACACCCTGGTGAGGACGGAATCGCAGGAAGCAATGCATCCTGGGAAACTGGAGATCAATTTCgaggagatgatgaagatgaaagaggaggaggagcggaAAAAGAAGGAGGAAGCACGGCGTAAGAAGATGGAGATAGAGAAGAAAGAGTTTGAGCAGATACGTCAGGAGATGGGCGAG GAGGAGATCAACGAGACGACGGAGGTGGTGAGCTCCGAGTACCAGGAGCTGACAAAACTGAAGAGAACCGGCTCCATCCATGCCAAGAACCTGAAGGTGAAGTTTGAGAAGATCAAAGAGCTCACGGAGGAGGAGATCCAGAGGAAGATCGAAGAGGAGAGAGCGAGGAGGAAAGCCATCGATGAGGAGATCAAAGAGAGGGAAGCGGAGCGCTGTGTGGAG GATGAGGACGAGGACACGAAGGGCGCTGTGAAAACGGAGGACGCGCCGTTCAAGCAGAAAGTGGACATGCGCGCACGGTTCGAGCAGATGGCCAAAGCgcgtgaggaggaggagaagaggaggatcGAAGAGCAGAAGCTCCAGAGGATGCATTTCGAGCAGCAGGAAATCGACGCCGCTCTCCAAAAT aaaaaggaggatgaagatgaagaggaaggcAGCGTTGTGAACGGCTCCTACGATGAGGAGGACGATCACGGCCGGTCGGGCGCTCCGTGGTTCAAAAAGCCCTTGAAGAACCAGACGGTGGTGGACTCCGAGCCTGTGCGCTTCACGGTGAAGATCACGGGCGAGCCCAAGCCTGAGGTGACGTGGTGGTTCGAGGGTGAGCTGCTGCAGGACTGCGAGGATTATCAGTACATCGAGCGTGGCGAGACCTACTGCCTCTACCTGCCTGAGACCTTCCCAGAGGACGAGGGCGAGTACATGTGCAAGGCCGTGAACAGCCGCGGCAGCGCCGCCAGCACGTGTATCCTCACTATAGAGA ctgagGACTACTGA